In Blautia wexlerae DSM 19850, a single window of DNA contains:
- a CDS encoding carbohydrate ABC transporter permease yields MNRNRENGENRFAYLVNAPMIIYLACFLAFPMVWGLYMSFTNKTIGNPASFVGFKNYIRLLGDAEYRRSILNTVFFTAVSILVKTVLGMLMALSLNQKFKGRNIARALLMIPWTLPNIVVVYNWRWIFNSTGGIANYILKSLHITNTDIIWFGSAGLAMTTIIVANVWRGTPFFGVSILAKLQTIPKDYYEAAEIDGAGLWQKFRHITLPEVKDVTILSALMSTIWTINEFETVWLLTGGGPNGTTEVMNVYSYKTAMRSMMLGRGIAVAVLAMPVLMILISILTRRMLPEGE; encoded by the coding sequence TTGAATAGAAATCGAGAGAATGGTGAAAACAGATTTGCCTATCTTGTAAATGCTCCTATGATTATTTATCTGGCATGTTTTCTGGCGTTTCCAATGGTTTGGGGGTTATATATGAGTTTTACAAATAAGACCATTGGAAATCCGGCATCGTTTGTTGGATTTAAAAATTATATCAGACTTTTAGGAGATGCCGAATACAGAAGATCTATCTTAAATACAGTGTTTTTTACAGCTGTTTCCATTCTGGTAAAAACAGTATTGGGAATGTTGATGGCATTATCATTAAATCAGAAATTTAAGGGTAGGAATATAGCAAGAGCATTACTGATGATTCCGTGGACACTGCCCAATATTGTTGTCGTATATAACTGGCGATGGATATTTAATTCAACAGGTGGAATTGCCAATTATATTTTAAAATCCTTACATATTACAAATACAGATATTATATGGTTTGGATCTGCCGGATTAGCGATGACTACAATTATTGTAGCTAACGTATGGCGAGGAACACCATTCTTTGGGGTATCGATTCTGGCAAAGCTGCAGACAATTCCCAAAGATTATTATGAAGCTGCTGAAATTGACGGAGCAGGTTTATGGCAGAAATTCAGGCACATTACATTGCCAGAAGTAAAAGATGTAACGATCTTATCAGCGCTTATGAGTACAATCTGGACGATTAATGAATTTGAAACTGTATGGTTACTGACCGGAGGTGGACCAAACGGAACGACAGAGGTTATGAACGTATACAGTTACAAGACAGCCATGAGAAGTATGATGCTTGGACGTGGTATTGCGGTTGCAGTACTGGCAATGCCTGTTCTTATGATTCTTATTAGTATCCTTACACGTCGTATGCTTCCGGAAGGTGAATGA